A window of Brassica napus cultivar Da-Ae unplaced genomic scaffold, Da-Ae ScsIHWf_2336;HRSCAF=3015, whole genome shotgun sequence contains these coding sequences:
- the LOC125600637 gene encoding uncharacterized protein LOC125600637 — protein sequence MGSLNRLRSAHQADIKGKGILYEDDDAPIKLVDRDDSFVIKEFGLALIGKILNPKKQNVEKLLQTMPSQWGLSERITASDLGNGKFLLNFMTEEDLNSVLRRGPFHYNFCMFVLVRWEPIVHDDYPWIIPFWVQLIGFPLHLWTDANLRNIGGRIGHVDTLELTEGRMLIDVDSRRPLKFSRKVEYEGDEVTIEIKYDKLFKHCTTCGLLSHEKGYCPNVDVRSRLQHVERPVFSRLQQNQDVSRQNWGRDALANTRATQQSSLQSRGIQSSQYYTSKPLRSDDMSTLGQAARYWEDDSSRGRHSDRIIRSRDDHSRRSRYGGARGAGPYARPSEKI from the coding sequence ATGGGGTCGTTGAATCGTCTGAGATCCGCTCATCAGGCGGATATCAAGGGTAAAGGGATCCTCTATGAGGATGATGATGCACCCATTAAGCTGGTGGATCGCGATGATTCTTTTGTAATCAAGGAGTTTGGTTTGGCTCTCATTGGCAAGATTCTTAATCCAAAGAAGCAGAATGTTGAGAAGCTGTTGCAAACAATGCCTTCTCAATGGGGTTTGTCTGAGAGAATTACCGCAAGTGATCTAGGGAATGGGaagtttttattaaacttcATGACTGAGGAGGACCTGAACTCGGTGCTGAGACGAGGCCCATTCCACTATAACTTCTGTATGTTCGTTCTGGTGCGTTGGGAACCCATTGTACACGATGATTATCCATGGATTATTCCTTTTTGGGTACAGCTCATTGGCTTCCCCCTTCACCTTTGGACTGATGCGAATCTAAGAAACATAGGAGGGAGAATTGGCCATGTCGATACTCTGGAGCTAACTGAAGGCCGCATGCTTATCGATGTTGATTCACGCCGTCCGCTGAAATTCTCTAGAAAAGTGGAATACGAGGGTGACGAGGTCACGATTGAAATAAAGTATGATAAGTTATTCAAACACTGCACCACATGTGGCCTGTTATCTCATGAGAAGGGATATTGTCCCAATGTTGACGTTCGATCAAGGCTACAACATGTGGAAAGACCTGTGTTCTCGCGACTGCAGCAGAATCAAGATGTGTCTCGTCAAAACTGGGGGAGGGACGCTCTGGCAAATACTAGAGCTACTCAGCAATCTTCGTTGCAGAGTAGAGGTATTCAATCCTCGCAGTACTATACGTCCAAACCCTTAAGGTCTGATGACATGAGTACTTTGGGACAGGCAGCTCGATATTGGGAGGATGATAGCAGCCGTGGACGTCATTCTGATAGGATTATCCGTAGCAGAGATGATCACTCAAGGAGAAGTAGATATGGTGGGGCACGGGGTGCAGGTCCTTATGCGCGCCCAAGTGAGAAGATATAG